A window from Acidobacteriota bacterium encodes these proteins:
- a CDS encoding ABC transporter ATP-binding protein: MTPAPNPALVSDATIEVRGVSKWFGNKVAVSDVTCSFGPGITGLLGPNGAGKTTLLRMMMGLTSPSQGSVSVFGENPRTAPNVFKDLAFVPEDDSVYPFLTGRQFVRYAADLIGTAISNAEVVEALNRVEMLDAADRPISDYSKGMRQRTKVAAALVHNPRVLVLDEPLNGTDPVRRASLIAMFKELAAAGHTIVISSHVLQEVERLATRVIAMVDGKLAAAGDIGAIRAAMSDIPYQIRIDTDAPRPIASALLSLADVSGISVSQESVRVETTDLSSVGRALPRIASDIGARIHRFEPVDESLESVFRYLVKGRR; this comes from the coding sequence ATGACACCAGCACCAAACCCGGCCCTCGTGTCTGACGCGACGATCGAGGTCCGCGGAGTCTCCAAATGGTTCGGTAACAAGGTGGCGGTCTCAGACGTCACATGTTCCTTCGGCCCCGGCATCACCGGTTTGTTGGGGCCCAACGGCGCGGGTAAAACAACCCTCCTACGCATGATGATGGGTCTCACCTCGCCGTCGCAAGGATCGGTGTCGGTCTTCGGCGAAAATCCACGGACGGCGCCCAACGTATTTAAGGACCTAGCGTTCGTACCCGAGGACGACTCCGTGTACCCGTTTCTTACGGGACGCCAATTCGTCAGATACGCCGCCGACCTCATCGGCACCGCCATCAGCAACGCGGAGGTCGTTGAAGCTCTCAACAGAGTCGAAATGCTCGACGCCGCCGACCGCCCGATCTCGGATTACTCCAAGGGCATGCGACAACGCACCAAAGTGGCTGCCGCGTTGGTACACAACCCGCGGGTGCTGGTGCTTGACGAGCCGTTAAACGGCACCGACCCCGTTCGACGCGCATCGCTCATTGCGATGTTCAAAGAACTCGCCGCTGCGGGTCACACGATCGTCATCTCGTCGCACGTTCTTCAGGAGGTAGAACGGCTTGCGACGAGAGTCATTGCAATGGTCGATGGAAAACTCGCTGCCGCCGGCGATATCGGTGCGATTCGGGCGGCGATGTCTGACATCCCGTACCAAATCAGGATCGACACCGACGCACCGCGTCCGATCGCGTCGGCGCTGCTGTCGTTAGCCGACGTTTCCGGCATCTCGGTTTCCCAGGAAAGCGTTCGTGTCGAGACCACAGATCTGAGCTCGGTAGGCAGAGCCCTCCCCCGGATCGCATCCGACATCGGCGCCCGTATCCACCGTTTCGAGCCGGTTGACGAGTCACTCGAAAGCGTATTCCGGTACCTCGTAAAGGGCCGACGATGA
- a CDS encoding ABC transporter ATP-binding protein, with protein sequence MDHPLIELSGLSHSYGNVVALDSLDISIPMGSIGLVGANGAGKSTLIKILLGILTPTAGSVKVLGHDVSRELIAMRARVGYMAEGTTLPLDQTAADFMVYAAELAGIPRKAAKQRSSDVLTLVGLHEERFRAIGDFSTGMKQRAMLAQAIVHDPDLVFLDEPTAGLDPEGRDEMLDLITRLNDFDINVLVSSHVLSDIERTCKWVVMLDGGALLRNGPIEGVVARDTLELEVLGDADAVADLLLARGATVGRGTASLLVKAPPSVDVDVLIRDVLADTHMGMRRLTPKRSTLEDLFLEAEGT encoded by the coding sequence ATGGATCACCCACTTATCGAGCTTTCCGGCCTGAGCCACAGCTATGGCAACGTCGTAGCTCTCGACAGCCTCGACATCAGCATCCCGATGGGATCCATCGGTCTGGTTGGCGCGAACGGCGCCGGCAAGAGCACGCTGATAAAGATCTTGCTCGGCATTCTGACCCCCACCGCCGGCTCGGTAAAAGTGCTCGGACACGACGTTTCCCGAGAACTCATCGCAATGCGCGCCCGAGTCGGTTACATGGCGGAAGGCACGACGCTTCCGTTGGATCAGACAGCCGCGGATTTCATGGTGTACGCCGCCGAGCTCGCCGGTATTCCCAGGAAGGCGGCCAAACAGCGCTCATCGGACGTGCTCACACTCGTTGGGCTCCACGAAGAACGGTTTCGCGCAATCGGAGATTTTTCGACCGGTATGAAACAGCGTGCAATGCTTGCCCAGGCCATCGTGCATGATCCCGACCTGGTATTCCTCGACGAACCGACCGCCGGCCTCGACCCGGAGGGCCGTGACGAAATGCTCGACCTCATCACGCGACTCAACGATTTCGATATCAACGTGTTGGTATCGAGTCATGTGCTTAGCGACATCGAGCGGACGTGCAAGTGGGTAGTCATGCTTGACGGTGGCGCCCTGCTGCGCAACGGACCCATCGAAGGCGTTGTCGCCCGCGACACGCTCGAGCTTGAGGTTCTCGGGGACGCAGACGCGGTAGCCGACCTGCTGCTGGCGCGCGGGGCAACCGTCGGCCGCGGCACGGCGAGTCTGCTGGTGAAAGCGCCGCCGTCCGTCGACGTCGACGTCCTAATCAGAGACGTGCTGGCCGACACTCACATGGGAATGCGGAGGTTGACTCCAAAACGGTCGACACTCGAGGACCTCTTTCTGGAGGCTGAGGGAACATGA
- the lepB gene encoding signal peptidase I — MRTRRNVAGFIAVAALGFGLLKGRMRRYVVADESMLPTLFPEDYLLTTRLTRRPGRGDVIVVRHPTNSTMEIVKRVVGLPGETLEVSAGQVHVDGGVVAEPWADGPTHPDGTWHLGPDDIFVLSDARSRTLDDSRTFGPIDASATLWKVVAVYWPLRHRRRF, encoded by the coding sequence ATGAGAACTCGAAGGAACGTTGCCGGTTTTATCGCGGTTGCTGCACTTGGGTTTGGCCTGCTCAAAGGTCGGATGCGAAGGTATGTGGTTGCCGACGAGTCGATGCTCCCGACCTTGTTCCCCGAGGACTACCTGCTCACGACACGTCTGACGCGTCGACCAGGGCGAGGTGACGTCATCGTCGTCCGGCATCCAACGAACTCGACCATGGAGATCGTCAAGCGCGTGGTTGGGCTGCCTGGGGAAACCCTCGAAGTCAGCGCGGGCCAGGTACATGTGGATGGCGGTGTCGTCGCCGAACCATGGGCTGACGGACCAACCCATCCCGACGGGACGTGGCATCTCGGACCGGACGACATCTTTGTGTTGAGCGATGCGAGATCCCGCACACTGGACGACTCGCGAACCTTCGGCCCGATCGATGCCTCCGCAACGCTGTGGAAAGTCGTTGCGGTGTATTGGCCGCTTCGACACCGGCGCCGGTTCTGA
- the murJ gene encoding murein biosynthesis integral membrane protein MurJ — protein sequence MNKLFKPTNRLGTAALVVSGGIIISRLLGQVREIVFAQLLGATAATDQYVAAFRIPDFMNYLLAGGFLSITFIPIFSRYLANDDEQGGWDALSAIVRPIAIAIMGLTVFGWFATPTIVESLYPGFTPEQIDNTIRLTRIVLPAQVFFVTGALFSAVQYAKGVFTIPSLAPIVYNVSIISGGVLYAAVTGEADPEGFIWGALVGAAVGNFGLQWWGARRVGMQLNWTLPWRHPVLREYAVIAVPLMVGQSIVVLDETFMSTFGDLVGDGAQTHLQYARRTMLVPVGAIAQAASVAAYPMLARLFAEGKRRALAATVDKAVSWVVVLSILSAGLMVSLAEPIIRTQFERGNFTASDSVAAGTALFFYAFSIPMWGVLQIITRSFYARRQMWIPVAVGTVSTIIAIPIYVMFRAEFGLAGVAVASVMSIGIYTAALVYLWYSDDAHVGRIGKVIDRAGRAIPPTVVGGLAAWLVARMISASLGGWSGSATAVIVGSAVYIGVGLGTLLGIGEVTARSKRSAHA from the coding sequence GTGAACAAGCTGTTCAAACCCACCAACCGTCTCGGGACCGCCGCGCTTGTCGTTTCTGGTGGGATCATCATTTCTCGCCTGCTCGGCCAGGTCCGCGAGATAGTGTTCGCGCAGCTGCTTGGCGCCACCGCGGCTACCGACCAATACGTTGCCGCGTTCCGCATCCCCGACTTCATGAACTACCTGCTCGCCGGTGGATTCCTCTCAATCACGTTCATCCCGATATTCAGCCGTTATCTCGCCAACGATGACGAACAGGGAGGATGGGACGCCCTGAGCGCAATAGTGCGCCCGATCGCAATCGCGATCATGGGACTGACGGTTTTCGGATGGTTTGCAACCCCGACCATCGTGGAGTCACTGTACCCAGGATTTACGCCGGAACAGATCGACAACACGATCCGGTTGACTCGTATCGTCCTGCCCGCCCAGGTCTTCTTCGTCACAGGCGCGTTGTTTTCCGCGGTGCAATACGCAAAGGGCGTATTCACGATTCCGTCTCTGGCCCCGATCGTCTACAACGTCAGCATTATCTCGGGCGGCGTCCTGTACGCGGCTGTGACGGGGGAAGCCGACCCCGAGGGCTTCATTTGGGGCGCGTTGGTCGGGGCCGCGGTCGGAAACTTTGGTCTCCAGTGGTGGGGCGCCAGGCGCGTCGGGATGCAGCTCAACTGGACACTCCCGTGGCGCCATCCGGTGCTGCGTGAGTATGCGGTGATTGCTGTTCCGCTCATGGTCGGGCAGTCAATCGTTGTACTCGACGAGACCTTTATGAGCACCTTTGGCGACCTCGTCGGTGACGGTGCCCAAACCCACCTGCAATACGCCCGGCGGACGATGCTCGTGCCGGTTGGTGCGATCGCCCAAGCAGCGAGCGTCGCGGCATATCCGATGCTGGCGAGGCTTTTTGCAGAAGGGAAGCGCCGCGCGCTCGCAGCGACGGTTGACAAGGCAGTGTCGTGGGTTGTTGTGTTATCGATTCTGTCTGCGGGACTCATGGTATCGCTGGCGGAGCCGATCATCCGCACCCAGTTCGAGCGCGGCAATTTCACCGCATCCGACAGCGTTGCGGCCGGGACTGCGTTGTTTTTCTATGCGTTTTCGATACCGATGTGGGGCGTACTCCAGATCATCACGCGGTCGTTCTACGCAAGACGACAGATGTGGATCCCGGTAGCTGTCGGGACAGTCTCAACGATTATCGCAATCCCGATCTACGTCATGTTTCGAGCTGAGTTTGGGCTAGCCGGTGTTGCAGTAGCGTCCGTGATGTCGATCGGTATCTACACAGCAGCATTGGTGTATCTGTGGTACTCCGATGATGCGCACGTTGGCCGCATCGGCAAAGTCATCGACCGCGCGGGCCGCGCCATCCCACCGACCGTGGTCGGAGGCCTCGCCGCCTGGCTCGTGGCACGGATGATTTCCGCGTCGCTAGGTGGCTGGTCGGGATCCGCGACTGCGGTCATCGTCGGCTCGGCGGTTTACATCGGCGTCGGTCTTGGAACGTTGCTCGGTATCGGTGAAGTTACGGCAAGGTCAAAACGTTCGGCACACGCGTAG
- a CDS encoding ABC transporter permease, translating to MMTAHAIFRVTVRQLLTKKRIAGFLLIALLPSLLQTLIPESSFEGPEQALLELAIRTLLSLIIPITAIVLASAALGDERSDKTLSFLTLRPVSRYTIAAAKIAATAVVASSFAAAGAFALSVAYVVDGGSGNPIIGLVAAGMLSATLYSAIVTPLGYVTKRATIAALSYLVLIDNLIIGAIPSLASSSPWRVGLAGGSDLLSDSFTGTTALDAIGSLEPSIGVALVQVVGTIAVMTAVLGLLLSRLDNA from the coding sequence ATGATGACTGCACACGCAATCTTTCGGGTGACGGTCCGCCAGCTACTGACAAAAAAGCGTATTGCCGGCTTCCTCCTCATAGCGTTGTTGCCCTCTCTGTTGCAGACACTGATACCCGAAAGTTCGTTTGAAGGACCCGAGCAAGCCCTACTTGAGCTAGCAATCAGAACGCTCCTCAGCCTGATCATCCCGATCACCGCAATTGTCTTGGCAAGTGCCGCGCTCGGTGACGAGCGCTCGGACAAGACTCTGTCCTTCCTAACGTTGCGACCCGTTTCGAGGTACACGATCGCAGCGGCGAAGATTGCCGCGACTGCGGTAGTCGCCTCGTCGTTTGCTGCGGCGGGTGCGTTCGCCCTCAGCGTTGCGTACGTCGTTGACGGCGGATCCGGCAACCCGATCATCGGACTCGTCGCGGCCGGCATGTTGTCAGCGACCCTGTATTCCGCAATCGTGACGCCACTTGGTTACGTCACGAAGCGCGCAACGATCGCGGCCCTTTCCTATCTCGTCCTCATCGACAATCTGATTATCGGGGCGATTCCGTCACTGGCTTCCTCGTCGCCATGGCGTGTCGGGCTTGCCGGAGGTAGTGACCTGTTGAGTGACTCCTTCACGGGCACCACTGCCCTCGACGCGATCGGATCGCTTGAGCCGAGCATTGGCGTCGCACTTGTCCAGGTCGTAGGCACGATTGCGGTGATGACCGCTGTCCTGGGCCTTTTGCTGAGCCGACTCGACAACGCATAA
- the sodN gene encoding superoxide dismutase, Ni, translating into MGLFRPTRTAHAHCDLFCGVYDPAQAMIEAKSVLKCAEKYQASDDEVFRARCVSIKEERAELVKHHLSVLWTDFFKPHHVEQNPGLHDLFWRALKKASDAKKSVDPEVGRELITLIEEIAVVFWATEESKATGVYPPS; encoded by the coding sequence ATGGGATTGTTCCGGCCCACCCGGACAGCACATGCACACTGCGACCTTTTCTGCGGTGTCTACGACCCCGCACAGGCGATGATCGAGGCTAAGTCGGTACTCAAGTGCGCCGAGAAGTATCAGGCGTCGGACGATGAGGTTTTCCGAGCGCGCTGCGTGTCCATCAAGGAGGAACGTGCCGAACTGGTGAAACACCATCTGTCTGTCTTGTGGACAGACTTCTTCAAGCCGCACCACGTTGAGCAGAATCCAGGTCTCCACGACCTCTTCTGGCGTGCTCTCAAGAAGGCGTCGGATGCAAAAAAGTCTGTGGACCCTGAGGTGGGCCGCGAACTCATAACATTGATCGAGGAGATCGCTGTTGTGTTCTGGGCGACCGAGGAGTCAAAGGCGACGGGCGTGTACCCGCCTTCGTAA